The proteins below are encoded in one region of Zavarzinella sp.:
- a CDS encoding multidrug efflux RND transporter permease subunit, translated as MSGFSKFFIDRPIFAGVISIVIVLIGGIALPALPIAQYPEIAPPTVQVTCIYPGANAKVVAETIASPIEQQVTGVENMLYMSSQSTNDGTYTLTVTFDLGTNLDDAQVQVQNRVNLALPSLPDVVKQTGVSVKKRSPSILLVVNLFSPDQSKDQLYLSNYATINIQDELKQIAGVGDVSMFGQQDYSMRVWLDPEKVASRNLTVVDISNALKEQNVQVAAGSLGRPPVPKGQAFQYTLSTLGRLQTPEQFGNIIIATGSDGQVTRLRDVVSPQREITDASGNQRTIGFIELGAKNEDTSCFLDGSPSVGLAIYQQPGSNALTTAELLKARMEELQENFPDGVKYSIVYDTTPFVEESIAEVVHALRDAIILVGIVVLVFLQTWRATLIPLIAVPVAIIGTFAVMAGLGFSLNNLSLLGLVLAIGIVVDDAIVVVEAVEHHIEHGMSPKEATRRAMDEVAGPIVAISLVLMAVFIPCLFISGITGQFFQQFAATIAVSTFFSAVNSLTLSPALCSLLLKHKSEQKDPLSRLVRLVFGKFFQLFNALFDRGTHGYAWVVKWLLRLFLIGLLVYTTLLFLTYRGLTSTPVGFVPVQDKGYLLVNIQLPDAASLERTKLIASEVDRIARGDKNNPEKYPGIEGITHTISIPGFSVLQSANGSNFATFFVILDDFHHRNRPDLSADAIAQKLRVACFRNIEGAVVGVFGAPPVDGVGSAGGFKVMVRDRADQGLPALQGAAEALSFAGMQDPGILGMSSPLRTNTPQLFVDVDRTKCKSLGVPLSDVFMTLQVYLGGYYVNDFNQFGRTWQVNLQADAEKRLRPEQVGQLKVRNSQGKMVPLSSLVNIQPIGGPVMVTRYNGVNAAAINGATVPGLSSGEMIATVEGAAEQTLPQGMEIQWTELTLLQILAGNTALIVFAISVVLVYLLLAAQYESLRLPFAVILVVPMCLLCAITGVVVVKSDMNIFVQIGFVVLVGLASKNAILIVEFAKERREHGLSAFDAAVEACRMRLRPILMTSFAFILGVIPLVMAEGAGSEMRAILGVTVFAGMLGVTIFGIFLTPIFYYVIERIGEITGYSHPTQPAGGENEQNHAQ; from the coding sequence ATGTCCGGGTTTTCGAAGTTTTTTATTGATCGACCGATCTTCGCCGGGGTAATTTCGATTGTCATTGTGCTGATTGGTGGGATCGCCTTGCCCGCCCTGCCAATTGCACAATATCCGGAAATCGCCCCACCCACCGTGCAGGTGACCTGCATCTATCCTGGTGCCAATGCGAAGGTGGTGGCAGAAACCATCGCCTCCCCCATTGAGCAGCAGGTTACTGGTGTGGAGAACATGCTGTACATGTCTTCGCAAAGCACCAACGATGGCACCTATACGCTTACCGTCACCTTTGATCTGGGCACCAATCTGGATGATGCCCAGGTGCAGGTGCAGAATCGCGTGAATCTTGCCCTGCCCAGCCTGCCAGATGTGGTGAAACAGACGGGGGTCAGTGTCAAGAAACGATCCCCAAGTATTTTGCTGGTGGTGAATCTGTTTTCGCCGGATCAATCGAAAGATCAGCTCTATTTAAGCAATTATGCCACGATCAATATTCAGGATGAACTGAAACAGATTGCGGGTGTGGGCGACGTTTCGATGTTCGGCCAACAGGATTATTCGATGCGGGTCTGGCTGGATCCGGAAAAAGTGGCTTCCAGGAATCTGACGGTTGTTGATATTTCTAATGCCCTGAAGGAACAGAACGTGCAGGTGGCTGCAGGTTCACTCGGCCGCCCACCAGTACCGAAAGGACAAGCATTTCAGTATACGTTAAGTACTCTGGGGCGGTTGCAAACTCCGGAACAGTTCGGCAATATCATTATTGCCACCGGCAGCGATGGGCAGGTAACCCGCCTCCGCGATGTTGTCTCGCCCCAACGCGAAATTACCGATGCCAGCGGCAATCAACGCACGATTGGCTTCATTGAACTGGGTGCCAAAAACGAAGATACCAGTTGTTTTCTGGATGGCAGCCCATCGGTGGGGCTGGCCATCTACCAGCAACCTGGCTCGAACGCACTCACCACGGCCGAATTGCTGAAGGCACGCATGGAAGAATTGCAGGAAAATTTTCCAGATGGCGTGAAATATTCCATTGTGTACGACACCACCCCGTTTGTGGAAGAATCGATTGCCGAGGTGGTCCACGCCCTGCGGGATGCCATTATTCTGGTGGGGATTGTGGTGCTGGTTTTCCTGCAGACCTGGCGGGCTACCCTGATCCCACTGATTGCGGTGCCGGTGGCGATTATCGGCACCTTCGCCGTGATGGCGGGATTGGGATTCAGTCTGAATAATCTCTCATTATTAGGGTTGGTGCTTGCCATCGGGATTGTGGTGGATGATGCCATTGTGGTGGTAGAAGCGGTAGAGCACCACATTGAACATGGGATGTCGCCGAAAGAGGCTACCAGACGGGCGATGGATGAGGTAGCTGGCCCCATTGTGGCTATTTCGCTTGTTCTGATGGCGGTATTTATCCCATGCTTGTTCATTTCGGGTATTACGGGCCAGTTTTTCCAACAGTTTGCCGCCACGATTGCAGTTTCTACCTTTTTCTCCGCGGTAAACTCGCTGACCCTGAGTCCCGCACTGTGCAGTTTGCTTTTGAAGCACAAATCGGAACAGAAAGACCCCCTGAGTCGGCTGGTGCGGCTGGTATTCGGCAAATTTTTCCAGCTTTTTAATGCCCTGTTCGATCGTGGTACTCACGGCTATGCGTGGGTGGTGAAATGGTTGTTGCGGTTGTTCCTGATCGGGCTGTTGGTGTATACCACGTTGCTCTTCCTGACCTATCGAGGCTTAACCAGCACCCCAGTTGGCTTTGTTCCGGTGCAGGATAAGGGCTATCTGCTGGTGAATATTCAATTGCCCGACGCTGCCTCGCTGGAACGCACCAAGCTGATTGCCAGCGAAGTGGACAGAATTGCCCGTGGGGACAAGAATAATCCTGAAAAATATCCGGGTATTGAAGGAATCACCCACACGATCAGTATTCCGGGTTTTTCGGTATTACAAAGTGCGAACGGTTCCAATTTCGCCACCTTTTTCGTTATCCTGGATGATTTCCACCACCGAAATCGGCCCGACCTGAGTGCGGATGCGATCGCACAAAAACTGCGAGTTGCTTGTTTTCGCAACATCGAAGGTGCGGTGGTGGGCGTTTTTGGTGCCCCACCAGTCGACGGGGTGGGCAGTGCCGGTGGTTTCAAAGTGATGGTGCGTGACCGTGCCGACCAGGGGCTGCCCGCATTGCAGGGTGCTGCCGAGGCATTGTCTTTCGCTGGAATGCAGGACCCCGGGATTCTGGGAATGTCCAGCCCACTGCGGACCAATACTCCTCAACTGTTTGTGGATGTAGACCGCACCAAATGCAAGTCGCTTGGGGTGCCGCTTTCCGATGTGTTTATGACCTTACAGGTGTATCTGGGTGGCTATTATGTGAACGATTTTAATCAGTTCGGCCGCACCTGGCAGGTCAATCTGCAGGCCGATGCCGAAAAACGTCTGCGACCGGAACAGGTGGGCCAGCTCAAGGTGCGGAATTCCCAAGGCAAAATGGTCCCACTGTCCAGTTTGGTTAATATTCAGCCGATCGGCGGGCCGGTGATGGTCACAAGGTACAATGGGGTGAACGCCGCTGCCATCAATGGTGCCACCGTACCTGGCCTCAGTTCCGGCGAAATGATTGCCACCGTGGAAGGTGCTGCGGAACAAACCCTCCCACAGGGGATGGAAATTCAGTGGACGGAGCTGACCCTGCTGCAAATTCTGGCAGGAAACACCGCCCTGATTGTCTTTGCCATTTCCGTGGTGCTGGTTTATCTGCTGCTTGCCGCACAATATGAGAGTTTACGGCTGCCATTTGCGGTGATTCTGGTGGTGCCGATGTGCCTGCTGTGTGCCATCACGGGCGTTGTGGTGGTGAAATCTGACATGAATATCTTTGTGCAGATTGGATTTGTGGTGCTGGTGGGGCTGGCCAGCAAAAACGCGATTCTGATTGTGGAGTTTGCCAAGGAACGCCGCGAGCATGGCCTGAGTGCCTTCGATGCTGCGGTGGAAGCCTGTCGGATGCGCTTACGCCCCATCCTGATGACATCGTTTGCATTCATCCTGGGGGTGATTCCACTGGTGATGGCAGAGGGGGCCGGTTCCGAAATGCGTGCAATTCTGGGAGTTACGGTGTTCGCCGGAATGCTAGGCGTAACAATCTTCGGCATCTTCCTGACACCGATCTTCTATTACGTCATTGAACGGATCGGCGAGATCACCGGGTATTCCCACCCCACTCAGCCTGCAGGTGGGGAAAACGAGCAGAACCACGCACAGTAA